One window of the Salvelinus fontinalis isolate EN_2023a chromosome 2, ASM2944872v1, whole genome shotgun sequence genome contains the following:
- the pgls gene encoding 6-phosphogluconolactonase has protein sequence MSGRRVVVFPSASELGPALAHLVASRADKALLDHGRFSLGLSGGSLVSMLSKELPALPDLDCSHWLAGFCDERLVPFDDGESTYGLYKNQLFSKINIPESGVLAIDPSLSVQECAEDYARKLKEAFPKEDIPVFDLLLLGMGPDGHTCSLFPDHPLLEETQKIVAPISDSPKPPPQRVTMTFPMVNLARCVVFVSTGGSKAPVLKQVLEGGEGPALPAARVVPSQGELFWLIDEPAATSLTLQVERPGSAAKL, from the exons ATGTCAGGCAGAAGAGTAGTGGTGTTCCCCTCAGCATCAGAGCTTGGTCCAGCTCTGGCTCACCTGGTAGCATCTCGTGCTGACAAGGCCCTGTTGGACCATGGCCGGTTCTCCCTGGGCCTCTCAGGGGGCAGCCTCGTGTCCATGCTCAGCAAGGAGCTGCCCGCCCTGCCAGACCTGGACTGCAGCCACTGGCTAGCAGGGTTCTGTGATGAGAGGCTGGTTCCCTTCGACGATGGAGAGAGTACCTATGGACTGTACAAG AATCAGTTGTTCTCCAAAATCAACATCCCAGAGAGTGGGGTCCTGGCGATTGACCCCTCCTTATCTGTACAGGAGTGTGCTGAGGATTATGCCCGCAAACTGaaggag GCCTTCCCGAAGGAGGATATCCCTGTGTTTGATCTGTTGCTGCTGGGCATGGGGCCTGATGGACACACCTGTTCTCTCTTCCCAGACCATCCCCTGTTGGAG GAAACCCAGAAAATTGTGGCCCCAATCAGTGACTCGCCCAAGCCCCCCCCACAACGTGTGACCATGACATTTCCCATGGTGAACTTAGCCCGCTGTGTGGTCTTTGTGTCAACAGGGGGCAGCAAAGCACCAGTGCTAAAG CAAGTGCTGGAGGGTGGGGAAGGCCCGGCCCTACCTGCAGCCAGAGTGGTCCCCAGCCAAGGTGAGCTGTTCTGGCTCATAGATGAACCAGCTGCTACCTCCTTGACACTCCAGGTGGAGAGACCAGGCTCTGCAGCAAAACTCTAA
- the LOC129822272 gene encoding zinc finger protein 572-like isoform X1: MSTAFCFQAQLVSVMDALSKTAVSEISKLVDIESKVLKLEITRGRNEIATLTEKLQLMENLLWIDGGHRQDATADTRTKTPTRARDGSMNDYCERPQSEPKIPAIKKSESSWENICPPREMHVIHQIEDGALVLETVPTTVVRDQPELIVIKEEPSEVDVWGSGPKTELINENGAVTSLDTDVGCLDVLQHCPDSSDNHPIFTESQVNHSTQPSSGVQLEDLDTHWTPPACSQSQDAQQITPAAQRNSITGNSCGGITNVPSQSFSVAKSNMKIHSLRTSGAKRFGCMQCGKNFRCSSQLEIHQRSHTGEKPYRCTLCGKRYAQKGHLYTHQRTHTGEKPYRCLDCGKSFIQKCTLDMHQRTHTGEKPYVCVKCGKGFTKNCNLKKHMGVHTEFSMHVYSESGLQEDRWTNRPHPY; the protein is encoded by the exons ATGTCGACAGCCTTTTGTTTTCAAGCACAGCTCGTTTCTGTCATGGACGCGTTATCAAAAACAGCAGTTTCAGAAATAAGCAAACTAGTCGACATCGAATCAAAGGTTTTAAAATTAGAAATAACGCGTGGTCGGAATGAAATAGCAACACTTACAGAGAAACTGCAGCTGATGGAGAATTTGCTTTGGATCGACGGAGGGCACAGGCAGGACGCAACGGCAGATACACGCACGAAAACGCCAACAAGAGCGAGAGATGGTTCAATGAACGATTATTGTGAAAGACCTCAGTCTGAGCCCAAAATACCTGCAATCAAAAAAAG TGAGAGTTCCTGGGAAAATATTTGTCCTCCCCGAGAGATGCACGTCATCCATCAGATTGAAGATGGTGCTCTTGTTTTGGAAACAGTG CCTACCACAGTGGTGAGAGACCAGCCTGAGTTGATTGTGATCAAGGAGGAACCTTCAGAGGTGGACGTATGGGGTAGTGGGCCAAAGACCGAACTCATAAATGAAAATG GAGCAGTAACATCACTTGATACAGATGTTGGGTGTCTCGATGTGCTTCAGCATTGTCCAGACAGCTCAGACAACCACCCTATATTTACTGAGAGCCAGGTGAACCACAGCACTCAGCCCTCATCCGGAGTGCAATTGGAGGACCTGGACACGCATTGGACGCCACCTGCATGTTCACAGAGCCAGGATGCGCAGCAGATCACACCTGCTGCACAGAGAAACTCCATAACTGGAAACAGCTGTGGTGGTATAACAAATGTGCCCTCTCAGAGCTTCAGTGTGGCAAAGTCGAACATGAAGATCCACAGCCTGAGAACATCAGGAGCTAAACGATTTGGCTGTATGCAATGTGGCAAGAACTTCAGGTGTTCTAGTCAGCTGGAAATACACCAGCGAagtcacactggagagaaaccgtaCCGATGCACGCTGTGTGGAAAGAGATACGCACAGAAAGGGCATCTTTATACCCACCAACGCACACACACCGGAGAAAAGCCATATCGCTGCCTCGACTGTGGCAAGAGCTTCATTCAAAAATGCACTCTCGATATGCACCAGCGCACCCACACCGGAGAAAAACCTTATGTTTGTGTGAAATGTGGGAAGGGATTTACTAAAAACTGTAACCTTAAGAAACACATGGGTGTACATACAGAGTTTAGCATGCATGTTTACAGTGAGTCCGGTTTACAAGAGGACAGATGGACAAATAGACCTCATCCGTACTAG